GCTTCGGGCTTCCTGGTTCTTTCCTTAGATCTATCTACAGTTGAGGCTACGACTATGGGTATGAATAGGATCTCTGAAGAGAGGAATTTTATGGCAGAAGGGTAGAAACTAGCATTGGTCTCCTTTCTGAAGGTTGGTAGGTGATAGCTGCCTGCAGCATTGGTCAATATCAACTGTGCTGCAAAGAGAAAAGGTCAGAGAACTCTGCACATCCATCTGAATTTTCCGAACACGTTGGGCAGTTTATTTCCCGGACCATGACGGAGGCAGCGGGCACACCGCGTTGCATATTGGGCCCCCCCTACACAAGCGTACCGTCCATTTGGTCcaaaatatttcttttcttggcttTTCAGTTCTGAAACTGCATTGGGAATCTGTTCTACAACTTCTTATCATGTTCTTTTACTCCTGGAAGCTCTGAAACAAAGGTGAACCTGCATTTTGTGGCAACCTGTTTAGTTGTTCAGCGCATACACCATGAAATTATTTTCGATTTCATGGATTGCTGACACTCCAGTTGCGAACAGCAACAATCTCGTGAACTATTTCAAGACCGTTGAACCGCATACAAAATGTGTGGGCCAAAAAATTCAGCAGAAACACTCGCAAATCGCAAGTGGGCCACAGACACAGAACTCCAATACAGAGTCCAGACGTAACTGTACTGTTCAATCGTACCTCTACAGCTATGCTACTGTTCGCCAATATTTGTGGTATTTTCCACTTGTTTTGTCAGCTCCAATTAACTGCTCACAAATACTTCTCGCGGTTTGGCGCCAGGGACAGGGACTATTCGATCGAGCAAATGAAGTGCTCTCTTCTCCTAGCCATGGCAGAGGCAGCGAGAGAAACCAACCAGTAAAAATGCAACTCCAAAGCAACGGCAATGCTCAGATGATCAAGACCAACACTTTGTTGAATCAATCAACCAAATGAAATGAACTTCGAGTACAATTGCACCACCTAAATTTTCTTCTAACTGTCCCACCATCTAGACGAACGAGAACTCAGTACTGTTTCAATGTAGTTAATCACATTCACAGCCCGATTAGATTTCTTGAGGTGGTGACGCCGCCGTCCACGACGAGGTTGTGGCCGGAGATGTATCTGGACTCGTCGCTGGCCAAGAAGAGCACCGCCTCGGCGACGTCCCTGGGTCTCAGCGTGGGGCCCTTGAGCGTTGCGAGGCCCCTGAccacctcctccatcttctccaccTCCTCGTCGCTCGGCACGGTAATGTCGATGTCGATGTCAGCGTCGTCGGCGTCCTCGTGTCCCTGCCGCCACGCGTTGATGAGCATCGGGGTGGCGACGCCGAAGGGGGAGACGCAGTTGACGCGGATGCCGTGCGCACCGAGCTCGCACGAAGCGTTCTTGGTGAGGCCCACGATGGCGTGCTTGGACGCGGTGTAGGCGTGCGGCCCCAGCCCGCCGAGCACGCCGGCGACGCTGGCGACGGAGACGATGCTCCCCGCGCGGCGCGGCGCCATGGCGAGCGCCGCGTGCTTCATGCCGAGCGCGGCGCCCAGCGCGTTGACGCGGAGCACGCGGTCGAACTCCCCCGCGTCGAAGGAGAGGATGCTCTTGGCGGCGCGCGTCTGGCGGCCCAGCACCCCGGCGTTGTTGCAGAACACGTCGAGCCGGCCGTGCCGCGCCACCGCCCAGTCGACGGTGCGCTTCATGTCGTCCTCCACGGACACGTCGCAGCGCACAAAGCTGACCTGAGGTCCCAGCGCGGCCGCCAGCGCCTCCCCCGCCGCGTCGTCGATGTCCGCGATGACCACCCTGGCCCCGTGCTTCACAAAAAGCTTCACGATGGCCTCACCAATCCCCCCCGCGCCGCCGGTCACAATGGCCACCTTCCCGTCCAGCCTGCGCGACAAAACCAGTCACCAGCATTAGCCACAAGAACTCACCGGAAAacaggggaagaagaagaagaagaagaccgcTAGCCAACAAGAGAAAACGCCATGGACACAGTAGTACCTCTTGGGCATGGGGGTGGGTGCGACGGCAGCGCCATTGCCGTCCCAGCCATGGCACGAGGGCATCATGGCGGACTGGTGGGCGTGCGCCTTCTCCGGAAGGAGGTCGAGGACCGGCATGGTTGTCGCGTACGAGGCGAGGCTAGCGTGCATGTATGTACAGGTCACAACTCACACAACACACAGGAAATGTGTGTGCGTGTGCGCGCTCTTCTTGCCGTGGACTGCCCGGCGGGCCGACCACTACTTATAGCCCCGGCCGCGGGTGGTTCGCGTGGACTATGCACAGCGACGACACAGCCAGTAGCGCGCTTACACGGAGGAAAGAAGTTGGAACCGGCGCGGCAGGCACATTCGTGGAACGCGAGACGGAGACAGTCTaacagagagggagagcagCGTCCGTTTCCGTGAGCCAGCCAACAGCCCATTGCGCAAGCATGTTCGTGGCAGCGTTGAAACTTGCGTGGAGCCGGTTGGTTCGGCACAAgactattcttcttcttcttcttggagatGAGCACAGGACTTTGCTGACGCGATACGTGACCGTCTCACAGTCTTTGCTGGGATTGGTAAGTGTGGATGTGGAAGCTTGAGGCAGAAGAATGATCAAGAATTCAAGACCTTTTTGTGTGGGTTTGAACTCGGCAAATGGAGAAGCTGGGTCAACTCCCGCTAGATGGAGGGGTTGACTATACGAGGTTTGGATCTTCGGCTGTGGAGACTGGAGAACAGCACAGGACCCGAGTACGTGTCGCAGCAGGACTGGGTAGCTGCCAATCGGAGCTAGTTAGTCCAACGATTCATTTTTGTGTGAGAATCGTTCTCGCGTACGTACGTGGGGGCTTGGTCTCCAGAGCCCAGTCTACATGTCCAATCTGTTTGGTCTTTCTAATTGAATCTAACACTCCGATCAAAAAGATGTAAGAGTGGTTCTCAGTTTAGAAAAGTGGACGAATTCGTATGGAGTAACTTGTTGCGCAAACTTTCTTGTGGGGTGTTTCAGGTTCCCAAGCCAAGCTAGCGATCGACTTGGACCTTGGCTGGACGTACCACATATTTGATTATATTTGCATTTGTTGGTTACTGCACTTTGTTAGAAGCGTATAGAAATGCTTTTCACACTTCAAATCTGCCCAGGGTTACTTTCTGAACTAAGCTAGCAAATCACCAACGTGTCAGTGTGTCACGCTGGTGCTTAATTCCAACCCCAGAGCCTAACAGGCCGCCCATGCCATCATACACACGGGATCGGACTAATATGGCTGAGCCCATAGCAATCCTAGTGCCCTCGGAACTGAAAAGTCATAGGGGAAAAAAAAGGCAAGTCGTAGCAGCCACGAAGCCTCCTCCTGTCCTGGAATCGGTAGGTGCAAAGGAACCCGTACCTAAATTGCTCTGCCTTCTTGGGTCCGCTTTGCAGATGACCTAAGCAATTGACCAGATCCTGGCCTCACGTAAGCTCCCTTTGAACAAAACAGCCGAAAGCAACGAGTACTCCTCGCTGTCACGTACGAACATACAGAGTTGTACTTGTACGTATATAACTGTCCAGATTAAACTAAAAAGTTTATATTAAATACGATAACCAGCAAGCTGATCATACTAGTAGCGTATACAGACTCGTTacaatattttattactataatatttaattaaaaattagttttttagtttttttacaaGTTTAGTGGTATTTAGCGACAAAACTcataaaattaaaacaaaagataaaaattagcaaaaattcaaaaatatgtAATAAACGCCAtcatttgctaaaatagataatatattatcgtatttacaaatctagcacctgtatttGGCACATCAAACACCGAAAAATTAATTCTAGTACCTGACGCACTAAAAACGATAGGTCcgacctgtattcggcaccccAAATACGGTGCACCATATCACATTCGGCATCTTaagtgccgaatacaggccAAGTGTGGTACTTGCGTCACGTTGTGTCTTTGTTTTTGGTGCGCCCAGTCACGTCATGTCGCGTCATTTCGCTTTTGTCGGTTTTTTAACCCACGTGCTATTGTCCCCGTGTTTATTACTTAGTCCACGTGTTGAcgtgtttcgctataaaatGAAGCGTGTTGGTAAGGAGCCGCAACGCGAGAGGAGAGTAGAAATGCAagtaaaggaggagaggaggggaggaacAACAGTGTAGCGCGtggagaggagaagaaacacACGGTGAAGAGTACAACACtacgaggagaggagaatcagctTGAGGTGAGAAGTAGTAGTAGCGCgagttatagtaagtacttaaattatgtattaattaatacttgcatcaataataataattaaagtaagtatattgtttaatccgtttaattatatttgtttaattatttacttagttcaattatttgcttaatcagtgtaatagtaattagcatgagtttgtataataataattagcaTGAATTTATATAATAGTAATTTTTTCTTAgtcagagtaagtagattgtataatagtaattaatatgaatttgattagtcagtgtaattagattatttaattagtttaataacatgatgATCTAGTGGTGGCACTTTGTGCTAGTATTGTGCAGGGTGATGGCttagtgcatgcatactctccATATGTGTAAGTATGGTGTCGATGCAATGAGgttaaagagagaaaaaggaaggaaaaagaaaggaaaagggaaaaaaaaataaattttgaaaagattaaaaaaaacttaggtTGGACAAAAAGATTCGATTAAAATCACAAATCACCGAAAAATTgacaaattcaatttttttaattaataatgTTGTGCatctatttaattagtattttaattcaatccatTAAAATAGTGGTGCGTACAAGAACTCTGTCcttatttaaataaaataagcaggtatgaagtcaaatagagtaatatttttaGTATCTTCTACTCACTATAGACTAGTCTGTTACTCCCTTCAGCTCACTTAGCATAAAGAatcaatttattataaaaatcaaattattataaaaatcaagttattataaaaatcaattacCTACATAAAgagtctatataagatataattaatcaatagctaaaatttataaaattaaaaattaaaattcatactaagataatagattaagaagcactgTGTATCTTAAGATCATCACGTCAAGCAGCTAAAAGGTAAGACACAGCACGCAAGTAAAACAAACCTGATGTATAATTTTGATAGTTGATCAAAACATATACGAATCGAAATGATTTAGGTACAATTTTGGAGCATaactaattttcttttttgttaacataatttttatttcatcTTCGAATTTTATACGTTTTGCACTTAAATGACATTAATCTTATAAAAAGCTAAAGcgattaatttttaattaaagaatatctaataaaataaaCAAGTCTAATCATGCTATTAGTCTGAATCATCTTACTAGTTCGGTTAAAGGAATAGAGAACGACATACGATTTACAACTTTGAGCTAGCAGGTTTCTACCCGCGCCTCTCTACAGCAACGAGAACTGGCGAGCAACCGATACATGCAACAACCAACACCACCACCTAAAGCATAGCAGCGAGCCAAGGCTCGCCGACCGCCGACCGCCGACCGCCGAGCGCAGGCCTTCCTCTTGATCTGATGCAAATGACCACCGGAGCGATGTCGCGAGACTCTTCCGCTGATCTATTGATGTTATCAGGTACAGGATCGAAGAACCAGTTTGTGCTTGCTGAATGCTGACCTGAACGAACTTCAGCTCTAGCCATGCACATGCATAAGCAGAACCTTCTTGACGGGATAGTGATCGATCAGTTGACCGTGTTGCATGCACACCTTtctagacaagcatgcatggtGCAAGACGATcagaactctctctctctctctggccaAAAGACGATCAAAACTTGATCAGATGGTACTTATAACGTCAGTCGCGGAACCAAGATTTAATCGCTAGATGTGTCTGGTGGAAATTTTCGAATTTAATATACAAGTATAAATTTTGCTAagtataatataataatattaaaagttCTCAACATTATAaattcaataaataaatttgaaatttgtgAAAAGTGCGATATAAATAatctaaatatgaaataaaatctTACATAGATTGATACATATAAAATTACAATACTTACTTTAGAACTCTACGTAAAATTAAGTACCACATTGGCCAAAATAATTAGTTTTGCAGAAGgactaattaaataaaccttTTGCATCCATGCGCTCTAAAAATGCACAGTGCCTCTTCTTCAGTAGAGGGAAAAACATTCCGAATCTTCAAGCCATTCTTCAATGCGTAACTACTGATTATGAAGATGGAGTGAAATGTACGTTGTGAGATACTGGGCTTACCTCGCTTTTCTGGAGCTCTGGCCTTATTACATGAGCAACAACTTTCAGATTGACTAGGGGTTGCTCTGGATTGTCAAGCTTAGTGTACAAGACACATGATTTGAATCGAAGAAAGTCTCCTACATCAACCGAGCAAGCACGGCGATATGGCTATACGTATGGTTGATAGGACAATGAATTTATTATTATAGAATTGGACTTGATCACATAGCCAAACAATGCATGATGTCATTATTTTTGTCTAGAAAAATCTTAAATGCTAATTTGAGGTTGTTAGTACTAACTTACATAGGCAAACAAGGAATAATTCTTCTTGCAACTTACCCTAGATAGGGTTTGAATTACTAGGAACCGCCCAAAATAATGCTAGTCACTTACCGATTTTAAAAAGTCAACATGATCGATTTCAAGAAAATAAGGTATATGCCCCCACAAAGGCATATGCGGTTGAGAAGGCAGCTCGAATGCTCGGTGCATCAAGAAACCACCAAATATTCATCCATGCAAGTTTCGTTGCTGAGGCTACCAGATAAGAGCATTCTCCATGAGTGTATCCCTCGGCATGATGCTATCTCTACCAGTTAAAGTAGAAAAAACAGAGAAATCACAACCTTCTATGAGCAACACATTCAGCCTCAGCACGAAGCTTAGGTATCCCATTTTGAGTTGTTCAGCCTCTCAGCCTTTGTGGGCCCTCCCTTCTGGTCTTCTCTCTTCCTTTTTCTCATCTTATCATGTGCTTCTCTTTCTCCAAataattgtttttcttttaatttctgGTGAAAGATGATTTACTGGAGCATATTTTCTAGAAATAGAATCATGTGCAACAAATATGAAGTTAGCCGTCAATGCAATTGGATCACACTGAATATCCCTGCATGTTGCAAGATAAGTCTGGTAGATAATAACAGGATCTGAAAATCTATCATATGCATTATTATTCAAATCAATAAACGAGTTGATGATAATTGACCGTCTGTTGACCTGTAATGTTCTAGCAAAAATACCTTGATCAGCCTGAGTCActacaatatgtatatcaattGAAGAACGGCAACAGGCCACTCCGGTGGCCGATGGTGCTAGCTGTAACAGGCCAATAAAGTCTCGTACGCAAAATTGCTCCAGACCTAGATCCATCGGCATACTTCACGATGTACCTGCACCCGCTCTGCCTGTGTTGGTCGGCAAGGCGGGTCGACGGTTCGGTGCGACAGGTCAACATCTCGACGCGGTGGGTCGGCACCTTGGCTCCGGGATGCGGAGGATGAAGATCGCTGACTTCACAACGAAGTGTAGTCAGTGACTTCATTTCGCTATGAGTTGTCAGATTGAAAATGGATAGATCAGATTTAGTGCTACAGTAAAACGTCACAATATATGTTAGATTACTGGATCTGGCCTCGTAGTTTACTGTGCGCAAGCCAGGGATCCGGATCCGGATGGGGATCGATCGGGACCCATGGGAGATGGGGGACCGTATGTAGATCTTCTGCCCTGCGTCCGAGcgggtcttttttttttttcctgccgATCGGGCTAAGCCAGAAATGCGAGGTacttaaaaaaaaccaaaattaCAAAATAGTCTTGACTCTACTCGAACTATCCTGTACCTCCGCCCATTTATAACGAATGCATGCGATCGAATCCAGTAGACTCTTCTTGAGCAAACTGCAAACCGATGGGAAGTATATTCTCTTGGGAGAAACGGAGACCCGAATGCTTGCATGTCTGTACTCTGGAGGTTAGTTGCATGGCGTGTTAGGCGAGTCTGTTATTCTCTTCGCTGCCTTTTGCTTAAACTAATCCTGCTCACAGTCAGCATTGATCAGGAGGTAGGCTAGCTAACCATGTTCCGAACGCAACAAGCTAGCTACCTACGCAAACCACGCATGGCTACGAATGAGATTTCATTAGGTCGCCGAGGAGCTGCCAGACACCAAACGGATCGGAGCAGCCATGTGGGTGGGCGATCAAGAGTCAAGGGGTCAAGGCCAGGGAATCATTGGGACTGGAGAAGACAAAACTGGGTGTTTAAACTGGTAGTGGAACAGGATGACCTCATCGATGACCTGCTAAGTTGtttatgaactggtagtgataaagaTCATCACTGCTGATCGATgtattgagccggta
The nucleotide sequence above comes from Phragmites australis chromosome 4, lpPhrAust1.1, whole genome shotgun sequence. Encoded proteins:
- the LOC133916289 gene encoding sex determination protein tasselseed-2, translated to MHASLASYATTMPVLDLLPEKAHAHQSAMMPSCHGWDGNGAAVAPTPMPKRLDGKVAIVTGGAGGIGEAIVKLFVKHGARVVIADIDDAAGEALAAALGPQVSFVRCDVSVEDDMKRTVDWAVARHGRLDVFCNNAGVLGRQTRAAKSILSFDAGEFDRVLRVNALGAALGMKHAALAMAPRRAGSIVSVASVAGVLGGLGPHAYTASKHAIVGLTKNASCELGAHGIRVNCVSPFGVATPMLINAWRQGHEDADDADIDIDITVPSDEEVEKMEEVVRGLATLKGPTLRPRDVAEAVLFLASDESRYISGHNLVVDGGVTTSRNLIGL